A stretch of the Solanum dulcamara chromosome 6, daSolDulc1.2, whole genome shotgun sequence genome encodes the following:
- the LOC129892749 gene encoding uncharacterized protein LOC129892749: MDDTTFQINMEEFKLFHNIDRTLYYILVIDLKRDPFESMHTLALWIWLERICRFTNIIIKILSLPHLLINQLADEVAICLRCIENSQFMSSIYASEIPLTQNLISKEFSILFFHQNRNRAFNGIKKIVIEVCYIALSDIMEEALQINFEQTLMERNMTMVPPLCESSLIRRISQLGLGGDMSPWRMKEHNVPYEERTMFVTFSKGYPVAEWEIREFFTMIFGDCIEYILMQKVKSHEQALYARIVFAMPGIVEFILKDESKAKFSIKGKHVWMRKFIPKTRNSSLP, encoded by the coding sequence ATGGATGATACAACTTTTCAAATCAATATGGAGGAATTCAAGCTTTTTCATAATATTGATCGAACACTTTATTATATCCTTGTCATTGACCTTAAGCGTGATCCTTTTGAATCAATGCATACTTTGGCATTATGGATTTGGTTGGAGCGAATTTGTCGTTTTACCAATATTATCATAAAGATCTTGTCTTTACCTCATCTTCTTATTAATCAACTTGCTGATGAGGTTGCAATCTGTCTCAGATGCATTGAGAACAGTCAATTTATGTCCTCAATTTATGCAAGTGAGATTCCACTAACTCAAAACCTCATTTCGAAAGAGTTCTCTATtctattttttcatcaaaatcgGAACAGAGCATTCAATGGGATAAAGAAAATTGTAATTGAAGTTTGTTACATAGCATTATCAGATATTATGGAGGAAGCCCTACAAATAAATTTTGAACAAACCTTGATGGAAAGAAACATGACAATGGTTCCACCTCTTTGTGAGTCATCTTTAATCAGAAGAATTTCTCAGCTGGGACTTGGTGGTGATATGTCTCCCTGGAGGATGAAGGAACATAATGTACCTTACGAAGAACGGACCATGTTTGTTACTTTTTCCAAAGGTTATCCTGTTGCAGAATGGGAAATTAGGGAATTTTTTACAATGATTTTTGGAGATTGCATTGAGTATATTCTAATGCAGAAGGTGAAGTCCCATGAACAGGCTCTTTATGCCCGAATTGTGTTTGCTATGCCTGGAATTGTAGAATTTATTCTCAAAGATGAGTCCAAAGCTAAATTTAGTATCAAAGGGAAGCATGTATGGATGCGAAAATTTATTCCAAAAACTAGAAACTCTTCCTTACCATAG